Proteins encoded together in one Polaribacter reichenbachii window:
- a CDS encoding Gfo/Idh/MocA family protein, whose translation MTTINWGIIGCGDVAEIKSGPAFNKVKHSKLIAVMRRNTEKAKDFAARHQVPFWYNSVDELLANTAINAVYIATPPSTHLEIAKKCLAAKKFIYLEKPMTLNAIEAKELNAIVSENDTIVVAHYRRKLAPFLKVKELLDSKIIGDVTLADIQILQSKENNIITKTEEHWRLKPVISGGGYFNDIAPHQLDLMYYYFGNIEKAEGFSSTTNKDNVHDLVNGIIKFKNGVQFRGVWNFNATKKEAKDQCKIYGTKGSIHFSFYGEKVILNTEHHQEVFNFINPKHIQEPMIAATVAYFLTKKNNPNSVQEGLEVMKIIDCFIK comes from the coding sequence GTTGCAGAAATAAAAAGTGGTCCTGCATTTAATAAAGTTAAACATTCTAAATTAATTGCTGTAATGCGAAGAAATACGGAAAAAGCAAAAGATTTCGCAGCAAGGCATCAGGTTCCTTTTTGGTATAACTCTGTAGATGAGTTGTTGGCTAATACAGCAATAAATGCAGTTTATATTGCCACACCACCTTCTACACATTTAGAGATTGCAAAAAAATGTTTAGCAGCTAAAAAATTTATTTATTTAGAAAAACCAATGACTTTAAATGCTATAGAGGCTAAAGAACTAAATGCTATTGTCTCAGAAAATGATACTATTGTTGTAGCACACTATAGAAGAAAATTGGCACCTTTTTTAAAAGTGAAAGAGTTATTAGATTCAAAAATTATTGGAGATGTTACTCTTGCAGATATTCAAATTTTGCAATCTAAAGAAAACAATATTATAACTAAAACAGAAGAGCATTGGCGGTTAAAGCCAGTTATTTCTGGAGGTGGATATTTCAATGATATTGCTCCTCATCAGTTAGATTTGATGTATTACTATTTTGGTAACATAGAAAAGGCTGAAGGTTTTTCATCTACTACAAATAAAGATAATGTTCATGATTTGGTTAACGGAATTATTAAGTTCAAAAATGGAGTTCAATTTAGAGGTGTTTGGAATTTTAACGCAACTAAAAAAGAAGCCAAAGATCAATGTAAAATTTACGGAACAAAAGGCTCAATACATTTTTCCTTTTATGGAGAAAAAGTAATTTTAAACACAGAACATCATCAAGAGGTTTTTAATTTTATAAACCCTAAACATATTCAAGAACCTATGATAGCTGCTACTGTAGCTTATTTTTTAACAAAAAAGAACAATCCTAATAGTGTACAAGAGGGGCTAGAGGTAATGAAGATTATAGATTGTTTTATCAAATAA